The Anabas testudineus chromosome 1, fAnaTes1.2, whole genome shotgun sequence genomic sequence TATCAGTCAACTCTGCTACATTAAGCATGTTTTAAAGATGCATAACTTCCACAGAGCCTGGGAGAGGCTGTTAAAAAGGAATATGGAGGAGAATAACTTTGCataaaaaatgaggaaaaacgTCCAGCACAGGGCGCTATCTGGATTTCCTGAGGCGAGTGTAAATTAAGCGCAGACATGTGGACAAAATATGAATGCACAGTCTGAGCGATACGAGAACCTGAGGAAACAGACGTGTTCTTTttaacacactcagacataAACAAACACGAAACTTTAACACACTTTTACGATTTAATTtgatggaaaatagaaaatTGAAAGAACTGATGAATCGGGGGGgttgtttattttctataatAGTAATAAAGTCTTGACCTTTTTCGGGAAAGtgtaaacatttattacatttgtttattaataaGTGAAATGCATTGACCATGAATTGAAACAGCAGTGAACATATCAACATGAATGATGCTGtgaataaatggaaaataaacactCAACAGTATTATCAGTAATATAATAATTCAAATCTCAGGGCTCAGTGTTGTAAACAGAAAGGTCAGAGGCCAAGGTCACGTGAATTTCCCACGGGAACTGATTGACAGGTCTCTTGACCTTGCCCTGCTGTCCTCTGCTCTCTTTGATCATCAGTAGGACGTCATCGTCATCCAGGATACGGATGAGGTCGCCCTCGTGGTCGCGGTAGTTCAGGGCGATGTCGTCTTTTTGGAAGACAttcctgaaaaacacacagatttttttatgtactttatACCCAAACAAGCTTCTCttcttattttattcatgtaaataaatgtcaaacagctAAAACCGACATAAAATGATCTTATAGTTCCTTATTTAATTCTCTGTGggcaataaaaatacaaaaccgGGGGCAGGAAATATTCCCAAAAGCAGCTGCCGCcgtgttttcttttctattccTACTTTAGTTctttcacttaaaaaaacaagGATTTGAGAATAAACTTGCttttatgtgtttcttttttattaagtgGTTTACTTTAATGTTAAACCCAAAAAAGATACTAGAGGAAAGTCGTGCACCGTGTTTCGAGTCAAGCTAATAGCTGCCCCCACATGGCTTTTGTTGATACattatagtttaattaaaaatttgCTGTGAGAATTATCACCGAGAAAACATGTGCTGCACAAAAGAAAATGGGTTCTAAGTACACAATTCATCTTCTTCTCTGTATTCATATGCTTTGCACAAACGGACAATAAAAGAGAGcgagaaaaaagcaaaactgaagACGCAGCTACACTTTATGATGTTCTCTACTGGATTCCTGGAGGCAACAGCATAATGAAGTACATCTGATGAAGGACAAGCATAGAAATCTCTCTCGCTGATGACATAATAAGCACCCGCAGCATTGTCAGAGCTGCTTTTCTCCTGAATCAACTGcgacaacacagacagacaatatAGAAGTGTAAAAATGAAATACCGTGGTTTAAAAGAGTTAATGATAATCTTAAAAACATGcaagaatgaatgaattcacTTGTTTTATTCCCTCACAGACTCATTTACAGGCAGCTCATTAGATTTCCGTTGACTAGTTCAGGTTATTTAGCAACATTTGCACTTTCCACATGCACTTTTCTCGCTGTTTCTTtgcttccttctctttcttgctTGATGCATTGCAATattccctcttctcttttcctacTTACTATCTCCTCatacccccaccaccaccctaTCCTTCACCGTTCTCTTcacaacccccccacccccacccctttATCAGTGCTGAACCATATTAAAACTCAGGACCAGGGTCTCATCCATCCTACTCCAGGGCACAATAGGcctgaacacagaaaaacaataatgagCAGATAAGCGGCGGAAATGAACTGATTATGAATGGGGTGGGGTAATCATCATAGTGCTCACCTATCTAAATTACCAGATAATGAGAGATCGAGGGAGAaggagaatgaaagagaaaaaagacgGAGAAGAGCAGATATGATAGTGTAATGAGCATAAGCATGGTGGAGCTGTGGGAGGGGTAAGTCGGAGGTCCCACAGGAACCAATTTGACAAGCTGTGATGACTGGCAACTGGCAATTTGCAGGTTTGTTGTGCAAAATGGTTAAATATGTTGCCCCTCAGGACAGGGAGGTGAATTAATGGGCTTCCACTGTTCCTTGTTTGTGCAGGAATACCACTGCAGTGAAATGCTGAAAGAGCGGTCACAAAGGTCAGCAATCACCTTAGTTCACGAGGACACCTCAGCAAGACATGGAAATCGTTTTTACTGTGAATGGACTCGAGCAAAAAGCTttcatttgtgatttaaaacagaatattttaaagTCAAATTTATTAAAGTGGGCTCAACAAAACAGGTCAAACACTTCACAAATGCTTTACAAAGCTGAGGTCAAAGATTACCTGCAAActatttgtagttttttattaatgtaacTCACTCAAAGAACAACATGAACGAAACTAAAGCTTATTTAGTGCTTATATAACATTGttaatgtgatgtgaaaatgtgaaggCTGACATGCAAAAATAGTGCAACTGTCACATGCTCCACTGGCTTCACTCCAACCTTTCATCCGATTTGTCACTTTTGTATTCCATTATCACATTTTATGGAAAGTGTTGTAATTCACTCACAGGTGTGAGGTTGCATACACTCATTTCCTCTCCAGAGCTAAAAAACAGTCTGCTCTTAACAGCCCCAAAATTTGATCCTCACATAATTCTCCAACGTTGTTTCCCCCACAATGGtgtaaatgcaataaaaacaggacataAAACATAAACTTCTACTGCAAATGTCCTTAAAATCTCTGGTTGACCAGCGCAAAACACGTGAGATGTGAAAGAGCCGCCTGTCTACTCCGAGGTAACGTCCACTTCACAGACCTACCTCATGCGAGACACTAGGTCCTTGTATGTTGGCTGGATGGTGAGgtcctcctgcacacacacatctctgtaAAAAGGAACACAAAATCATctctgtgaaaatgaaacagtgCTGCTATTTGAACAAATAAACTGCAAACATGATTCAATTTTTGCAGAGGACGTCatcataaaatgataaaaatgttatcgtgcaacatatttttttaaacagaaagcaAGTTGCAAGTAAAACCTTAAATAAGTAATTACTCTTTTactgcatgaacacacacacactaataaatgtacacagacacaccgtCACAGTCCTAAACAGACCTGGTGTCGACTCCGGAGGGGGTGAGCAATAAGCAGCGCAGACAGCTGTAGGTGTGACCTCCACCTTCACCTTCTGAGTCGCTGTCAGGGAGGGGCTTTATGATCTTCACAAATGATTCAGGGAAAATACCTGTCTGGTTGTTTACTGTGCCCTAAGAAACACGAGAAGAGAAAGATTTGACTAAGAAATTGATGAGAGAACAGATGACTGTTTACTGTCCCAGACGGGGGCATGATAAGGCACCGACGATGAGATGAGTTGATGATTTAAAGGAgagaacaacaagaaaacaggaTGAAGGTGCATCTAGAGACAGATTTTCCAGAGTAATTAGTCTGTTCATAATATGCTACTGATGTTACAAGCACTCAACACAACCATACACCCTTTCTATTACACCCCAGGTGTGAGCGTGTTGGTCTGCATAAACTCACACTGAGCATTTAATGAAGcaagaaaatcacattttgcAGGTTATGTGAAAAGGAATCCATTTTAGCCAACTGAAGACTGTCTTTGTTATTAGTTATATGTGAATTTACATAAATTGTGAGGCATCACTTGTAAATAATTGTAGAAAcgtttatttaaaaagattaaTACATAATGCTTCTAATAAAGTATGggaataaaaatatttctgtaagtGGAAGCACGAATCCAACTAGTCATTAAATTGATGAGAGACAGCACTTTTGTTTCATAAAATCTGTACTCGAACTAAAACAAAAGGTAAATGAGCTCTTACAAATAATATTCTTACAAATTTTTGCAGAATACTATTGGAACTACATTGTACATTGTCATGGTCATTATCGATAAGTAttgattaatattatttttattgtaccTGTTGTAAACTTTTagtttacaaatgtaaaaaacaatttcTTTGCCGTTGTCCACTGGCCAGTCAATCAGACAAACCACTGGTATAGGGAAATCTTTTCTGGATTTGTGCTCAGATAGATGCGTTGGGAAGGTGGTTTGAAGTACAGCAGTACTAAGATTATACAAACACATCAATGTAGTACTGCCCTAAAAGTGTGGACACCTGCAAAACACAGATTAATGGTCGAAAGTCATGCAACCCAGGCCAAGACGCCgtgacatttacattaaacCTACTTTAATGTGTAAAACGAATGGACTTTAGTGTTAAACACAAGTAAAACCTTTACTGTATCTGCATTAACACCTGAAACCTGCTCATTTCCACCTCATTTCACTGCTTGGCCACAGAGCAGCATCACTGCAGCAACTGGACGTCAAGTCTGTTTCTCGCTGGCAGCTTTGCAGAATCAAGTGTTTCTCGAATTCTCTGCGAAACCTGAAGCTGTTGCAGTTTCTCTCCaccttgttgtgtttgaaaCGTTTACCTTGATGCACCAGTTTGCCAGTTGGGTTTGTCACGTTTTCCACCCACAGCCGCTCTGTCCACTGACTAAATCAAAGGCATTCAGTCAACTTTTAACAAGTTTTAAGTGTTGCATtaaccccccccaaaaaacaaaacacactaaaCAGTTGCTACTCGCATCGATGCAAAAGATGCCAAAAAAGAACAAGAGCGTGCTTTGCAGTGTTGCATAAGGATGAATATCAGTCTTTTCCATTACGATTTTTGGATCTCTATAGAAAGCCAGGGGCAGGATAAGTGCATCCTCCTCCATCTATgttgattctctctctctctcctatcATGTCAGCTTCcacctcttttctctctctcccactcacCCACTCCCGgcttctctctcacactctaTCTCAACAcctcacacatttttattaaacacGTTTCCTGACCTTTCTTTAAGTACTCTGTGACAAAGCAGAATTTCTATGACAACTGTTTACTGGCGCCAACGttacactgttgtttttatggtAAGCAGCTAATTAAAATGTCCCAAATCCCCTTTTTGGATGGCGACTTACACGTAACACATGCAGGGTGTAATAAGGACATTTTGTTCATTAAGTAACTGTTCCTCTAAAGGAAAGTGGAGCAGGGCACCTCGAATCACAATAGTGAAGGTACACTGTGGCCACTGTactgagctgctgccatgtggggatgctgtgtgtctttttaagttttattataTTCGGCAATTAATTGCTGACTGCTACAACAGTTTTGTTCATTTCCTTTGCCAATTTGGCAAGATAAAAATAACCAGatgaaaattaattattaaataaagcaaaattgAAATAcatacttaataataaaaagtatatGGACACTATATCCTCCACTCTTCTGTGAAGGCTCTGTCCGAACCGTAAGAACATCAGCGAGGTCGGGCACTGATGTAGAACAATCAGGACACGCAGTTAGCTTTCCAGTTCATCCCAACGGTGTCGGACTGGGTTGAGGTCAGGGCTCTGTGCAGACCAGTCAAGGTCTCTCATTTCCTTTTAACCCCAAAGCATGACCCCGACCATCACGCGATAGTGTTTGTACAACAGTAAGGAAGgtgtgtttacatacagtatttgtcagACACTTTGCCTTCAGCCCCTTCAGATAGAGCAGACCTTTGGAGCATATGGACAGAAGACGTTCATGCTTTTactcattaaaatgttaaaagaagaACTCCCTCTattccatttcattttctccatATTCAGTTATACGATAATTCTCACTCTTTCACTTCTCCTCATTCTTTCCATCCACTGTCCTGATCAAGatgcctccttctctctttgtctttgcatttttctttttggtcttttttgtcTCATCTCCCACTCAACCTCTTCTATATCTTTcccatccctccctctcactctccatCTTTCATTCCCTCCCCTCcactcttctcctttttctgttcctcctctatttctctctctcttttctacCTAACTCACGCTctttctcccccctcctccctcctccactctcGCTCTTTATCTCCGTTCTTACCTCCAGCCAGTCGGCGTTGACTCGTCGCAGCAGGAAGATCACCTCTCCCCTCTTCAAGTTCAGCTCCGCCTTGCTGTTGCCGCGAAAGTCAAACATTGCCTGGGACACACATAGAAAGAAGAAACCACGCACACACGAGtcagtgagaggagagaggaaagagagaggagagagacggaCACAGTCAACTCAAAGAGAGAAGGGACGGTGAGAGCAGATGggtaagacttttttttaagaatAACACGTATgagtgtgtatgagagagagaaaagagaaaggagcAATGctaaaaaatcatatttttcagCTTAAATGAGTGAAGCTTGAAGATATTTGATTTACAATCATGGAAATAAGATACAAACTCGAACATGGGTGAAAATGGAGACACTAAgagttattaatatttattaataaattacttATATGATGTGAGGTGTGTGAGATAGAGTATATGTGTTAGGCATGGCGTATACAAAGCATGTACGAAGAGTTCGCAAAAGTAATACAGCCTGAAGAGATGccctagtgtgtgtgtgtgtgtgtgagattggGGGTGTTGGATGCTTGACTGTCCTGGTTAGCATCAGTGCATCTGGATTAAAAGCCTGCCAGAGTAGAATTTGCATTTAAAGTAGAAGTCTATAGAGTCATTAGAGATGCTTTAAACCTATCATTGTCCCTTTGTAAAGAGACTCTTTGAACAGACAGTTGATAAAGTAGACcattacaaatacacacacacacacacaatcgcaCAAACAGGTACTGgcaaatgcacatacacacacacactaatacttAAGACAAACTGAATCTGACGTGCACATGTAGATCTAAAATCGgcaggcaagaaaaaaaaagacagaagagagagagagggaatcTGAGAGAGAATTGCAACAACAGTGGGCAATAACAAGAGACGGTGAAACCAAAAGAGAGTTGGAGAATCAGAGAGGTACAGCGAGACCAAAAAAAGAACGCAGCGCGGTTAAAGCAGTGGGAGGGAGGTgaagaagagggggaggaagaggaggaggaggaggaaataaGAAAAGTGAAAGTTAAACAGAGGTGTAGGGCTGCAGATTACTGCCATATTTAAGGTGGTTGTTTTGTAAGTGATCATCATCAGAGGGCAGTGAGTGTATGAGAGTGAAAAACACTTGAACATATCACACATCATccaacatttctgttttctgactAAATGCAACAGAAGGCAACTACGTACATTTTAGGAGGAGGATATTAAGAGGCAAGagtcttctgtttttaatgtcacCTGTAGTACATGCATGAATTCTTTCCATTGTGTAAATGCAGACTCAGCCATTaatactgaattaatttaaagagACTGTTACTGAATTAAAATTGACAGGATGACATAAATTCAGAGGCTTGGTTTGCAACAGAGTCTCCTAAACTGCaataaaaggtcaaaggtcaaggtcataGCGATCTCACCTGCATCCAGTTCTTGGAATGTGTCAGGAAATGCGAGGGAATTTAAAAcaaagcttgtgtgtgtgtgtgtgtgtgtgtgtgtgtccacagaaaATGAGCTTGAGGCTGGTGACAGATTAATGAATctggggagagagggagcatgTTGGATTACCAATCCACTGAGATTACCTTTACCCTGAGGACAAACACTCACACTTTGAATCCAAAGCTGACATTTTTAATCCATCATTCCAGACGGTGTTATCCTATAGCTTTGACCTCTGACTGCCTGTAATTGATATATGGTATAAAAAGTGTTGGAGGTGACAAGTCACTATCTCCAACACAAACACCAATAAGATGTGACAATTCCACCTCCCTCTATACCTCgtgttttccctctttctctcccagtCTCCTCGCTGCCATAGTTCCACCTCTCTTTCTTAGCCTTCACTCTAACttgtctttctccttttgtccatttcagtttgtttctttaatccaatttgctcctttttcttcctttgtgaTTGGTTTGTTTGGTAAACTAATCAAGACTAACTAATCTAACTAATCAACCACTCAGTGCTACAGTAGCTGACTGAGTCTCATAAAAAGGGATTCAGTACTTCAATACTTTTTGTGTTCCGCTAACAGTACGTTACCTTCAAGACGAGtgtaaaggaaataaataatgtaatgacagttatttgtgatgtgatgtacACAGTGTCATGCCCCTAATGTCCTCATGGAGACAAACActtcagaaaacatttcacattgtaCTCAAACTCAGTCTCCGGTGTGAAAGTCCTGTGCTTTGTTGACTCGACCCCCCTCCCCATGAAACTGTCACCTACTACTATTTACTAAAACCACTAGATGTTGTCCAGCTCGGACACTTCTCTGACCTATAGAGTTGTAGTGTACATTTGGGCCATCTGAACAAAATCTGTAGGTTTGTGGGTCTAGCTGACAAGGACACTGTGGTAGTagtgagagaaacagctgtTAATGACCACAACCACGCAAAACTCCCCGCTATGGGCTTTCAGTCACTGTATTTTGGTCTCTAATAGGTACAACACAACTAACTGGAAAATCAAGGATTGGTAACCAGTCAATTCACGCTCATATAGACGTGAAAAGAGGTCATCATGTGGAAAAACCTTTGTACCAGTGGTGGCCAGAGCCTTTAATTCAGTTCAAAGCATGAGACTTGAGTCTGGCAAAGAAAGTTGCCAGATGTGTGAAGGTTTTTGACATACTAACAGCGCTAGAGAAAAAGGCTGATTCTGCAATTTAAGGTTTTGCATCAGTACTTAACAATCTTAGAAATCTACTGCAAAAGAAGCAGAACTACAATTTTCTGTCCACACCAGTATCAATAGATCAGAGTGCAACGCAGCTACTGCTTCTGTATCTTTAAAGATATAGATAGGATAGAGAAAAGTAAATGATAAGATCATTATGTCTCCTCtcaccacatacagtacagtacagcccAACCAGGGAAGGCGTTTGTGTTATATTTGGTGTTGGTGTACTTTGGATACCCAGAAAAAAAGCTGTTCTCTAAATGTGGCCACACAGCCCTTGGGTTCAGCCAGCCACGGGAGCAATCATCCGGTACAATTAGACTCGCGCCGACCCTGCTTTAATGAGCTTGTTAAACCCTCAGCTCGTTAGTCTGGCAATAGGGAGGTGGAGATGAgaattgagttttttttcctctcctgacGTTTAATGAAAGTTTTTTAAGTAGATGGCCCACTTCCTAGAAGGCCTGGAGTAAATGATAATATTAGGCTATGCATGTATATGGCTGTAAGAATGAGGAATTGGTTGCtgaggttgtgtgtgtctgagcagaTCATGCCTGCTTCTCAGCtgacaaaataatatatatgaaGGCATGCTTTGAAATTAAAGCCTTCAAATCATGGATATA encodes the following:
- the ncf4 gene encoding neutrophil cytosol factor 4, with translation MALPQQLRDESDFDQLPHNIPVSATIADIEEKKGFIDYFMFVIEVRTKGGSKYLIYRRYREFFNLHQIFESKYSPEDPQRPGPNTCILPNLPGKVFVGNKREIAESRIPELNTYMKKLLGLPTWFLLDEALRMFFYQTDQDSQHQPRALRRLRPPTRKVKTVKPNMDLFSSPRAEAMFDFRGNSKAELNLKRGEVIFLLRRVNADWLEGTVNNQTGIFPESFVKIIKPLPDSDSEGEGGGHTYSCLRCLLLTPSGVDTRDVCVQEDLTIQPTYKDLVSRMRNVFQKDDIALNYRDHEGDLIRILDDDDVLLMIKESRGQQGKVKRPVNQFPWEIHVTLASDLSVYNTEP